Proteins from a genomic interval of Scatophagus argus isolate fScaArg1 chromosome 6, fScaArg1.pri, whole genome shotgun sequence:
- the slc25a24 gene encoding calcium-binding mitochondrial carrier protein SCaMC-1, which translates to MYQVVRKLFFTDCHCAEDASKTYEDLFAKLDTNKDGKVDVSELKAGLAAMGFKTGQGAAQKIVSSGDQDSDEGLDFSEFTRYLKEHEKKLRLTFKSLDRNNDGRIDFMEIKQSLADMGLDISKEEAEKILQSIDVDGTMTVDWNEWREHFLFNPATNLQEIIRYWKHTTVLDIGDSLTIPDEFTEEEKTTGLWWKQLSAGAMAGAVSRTGTAPLDRMKVFMQVHASKSNKISLSGGFKQMLKEGGLASLWRGNGINVLKIAPETAIKFMAYEQYKKLLSREPGKIKTHERFMAGSLAGATAQTAIYPMEVMKTRLTLRKTGQYSGMFDCAKKILKKEGVKAFYKGYIPNILGIIPYAGIDLAVYESLKNLWLSHYAKDTANPGILVLLGCGTISSSCGQLASYPLALIRTRMQAQASVEGSEQLPMNLMVKKIVEKEGFFGLYRGILPNFMKVIPAVSISYVVYEYMRSGLGIQK; encoded by the exons ATGTATCAAGTCGTAAGGAAGCTGTTTTTTACGGACTGCCATTGCGCCGAAGATGCGTCGAAAACGTACGAGGATCTGTTCGCCAAGCTGGACACCAACAAGGATGGAAAGGTGGATGTGTCCGAGCTGAAGGCAGGCCTGGCTGCCATGGGCTTCAAAACAGGGCAAGGAGCAGCTCAG AAAATAGTTTCCTCTGGAGACCAAGACAGCGACGAAGGGCTCGACTTCAGCGAGTTCACCAGGTATCTGAAGGAACACGAGAAGAAGTTACGGCTCACCTTCAAGAGCTTGGACAGAAACAATGATG GTCGAATAGACTTCATGGAGATAAAGCAGTCGCTTGCTGACATGGGACTGGACATCAgcaaagaggaggcagagaagatCCTTCAAAG TATTGATGTGGACGGCACCATGACTGTGGACTGGAATGAATGGAGGGAGCACTTCCTGTTTAACCCGGCCACAAACCTGCAGGAGATTATCCGCTACTGGAAGCACACGACG GTGCTGGACATTGGGGACAGCCTCACCATCCCGGATGAgttcacagaggaggagaagacgaCCGGTCTGTGGTGGAAGCAGCTGTCGGCGGGGGCCATGGCCGGCGCCGTGTCCCGTACAGGAACCGCCCCGCTGGACAGGATGAAGGTGTTCATGCAG GTGCATGCCTCCAAGAGCAACAAAATCAGTCTGTCTGGtggttttaaacaaatgttaaaagaaGGCGGCTTGGCGTCCCTGTGGAGAGGAAACGGTATCAACGTGCTGAAGATTGCCCCCGAGACAGCCATTAAATTTATGGCCTATGAGCAG TATAAGAAGCTGCTGTCCAGGGAACCAGGGAAGATCAAGACCCACGAGAGGTTCATGGCTGGATCGCTTGCTGGAGCCACAGCACAAACTGCCATCTATCCTATGGAG GTGATGAAAACCCGTCTGACCCTGAGGAAGACCGGGCAGTACTCAGGAATGTTTGACTGTGCCAAGAAAATCCTGAAGAAGGAGGGAGTGAAGGCATTTTACAAGGGCTACATCCCCAATATCCTGGGCATCATCCCCTACGCTGGTATAGATCTGGCAGTGTACGAG AGCTTGAAGAACCTCTGGTTGTCCCACTACGCCAAAGACACAGCCAACCCCGGCATTCTGGTCCTGCTCGGTTGCGGTACCATATCCAGCTCTTGTGGCCAGCTGGCCAGCTACCCCCTGGCTCTGATCCGCACCAGGATGCAGGCACAAG CTTCTGTCGAGGGCTCAGAGCAGCTGCCCATGAACCTGATGGTGAAGAAGATCGTGGAAAAGGAAGGCTTCTTTGGACTTTACCGTGGCATCCTGCCCAATTTCATGAAGGTCATACCAGCAGTCAGCATCAGCTACGTGGTGTATGAGTACATGCGGTCTGGCTTGGGTATTCAGAAGTAG
- the LOC124060225 gene encoding transmembrane protein 69-like: MFSVVFRRSVFAAQKVCRWAGPPQRCWTSALSTASDGESSSLLRHSVSSARMPLSERDDGQLKCPAVHSFRRAELLQRTQTCVAPFLLRNQHFHSSVVRLKKRPQPVPPPRELDLLRYDMQDLWKSPKPALYLWFAGLIPFVTPTLFMAVTESYYPELAFAQLAYGASMLSFLGGARWGFALPEGSPAQPDWKNLANSVVPSIFAWVTIMMSYSFTTAATMVIMAHGISLHYDLSLLPTYPSWLKAMRAILTTVVFFSFLGAILIHGQYPEKKIFLD, from the exons ATGTTCTCTGTTGTATTTAGAAGAAGCGTTTTTGCAGCCCAGAAG GTGTGTCGCTGGGCTGGTCCGCCACAAAGATGCTGGACATCAGCCCTGAGCACAGCTTCTGATGGTGAATCCAGCTCCCTGCTGAGACATTCGGTCTCTTCAGCAAGAATGCCATTGTCAGAAAGGGATGATGGACAATTAAAATGTCCCGCTGTCCACAGTTTCAGGAGGGCTGAACTCCTCCAGAGGACTCAGACTTGTGTCGCTCCATTTTTACTGAGGAACCAACATTTTCACTCCTCTGTTGTGAGGTTGAAGAAGCGACCGCAGCCTGTTCCTCCTCCAAGAGAACTGGATCTGCTGCGCTATGACATGCAGGACTTGTGGAAAAGTCCCAAACCCGCTCTGTACCTGTGGTTTGCAGGGCTGATCCCCTTTGTCACCCCCACTCTGTTCATGGCTGTCACTGAGAGCTACTATCCAGAGTTGGCCTTTGCTCAGTTAGCTTATGGTGCATCCATGCTTTCTTTCTTGGGTGGAGCTCGCTGGGGATTTGCTCTTCCTGAGGGCAGCCCAGCTCAGCCTGACTGGAAGAACTTGGCCAACAGCGTGGTCCCTTCCATTTTCGCCTGGGTGACCATAATGATGAGCTACAGCTTTACAACTGCAGCCACCATGGTGATTATGGCACATGGAATCTCGCTGCATTATGATCTGTCTCTGCTGCCCACTTACCCCAGCTGGTTAAAAGCCATGCGCGCCATCCTGACCACtgtggtatttttttcttttctcggTGCAATCTTAATCCATGGACAATACCCAGAAAAGAAGATATTCTTGGATTAA
- the tm4sf4 gene encoding transmembrane 4 L6 family member 4, with the protein MCSGSFARCLGYTLLPLSLVCVLCNILLFFPGGTSVDSGHITEQVWYFGGILGSGLLMIFPILVFLGLKNNDCCGCCGNESCGRRFAMLTSILFAGVGVLGAGYSLIVSAVAINRGPECVVYINGTNKQWDSPFSNGDYLSNKTLWSTCLEPGGVVSWHLSLFSVLLVMALIQMALCAVQVVNGLLGALCGGCCGGSD; encoded by the exons ATGTGTTCGGGCAGCTTTGCGAGGTGTCTGGGGTACACTCTGTTGCCTCTgtcgcttgtgtgtgtgctgtgtaacATCCTGCTCTTCTTCCCCGGTGGAACGTCTGTGGACAGCGGacacatcacagagcaagtCTGGTACTTTGGAGGCATTCTGGGATCTGGATTGCTG ATGATCTTCCCAATTCTGGTCTTCCTGGGTCTGAAGAACAATGACTGCTGCGGTTGCTGTGGCAACGAAAGTTGTGGGCGGAGATTTGCG ATGCTGACCTCCATACTGTTTGCAGGTGTGGGTGTTTTGGGTGCTGGTTACTCACTTATAGTTTCTGCTGTGGCCATAAACCGTGGACCTGAGTGTGTGGTTTACATAAACGGCACAAACAAGCAGTGGGACAGTCCCTTCTCAAATGG TGACTACCTGTCCAACAAAACTCTGTGGTCCACTTGTTTAGAGCCAGGTGGCGTGGTGTCCTGgcatctctctctgttctctgtgctgctggtcaTGGCTTTAATCCAGATGGCGCTGTGTGCAGTGCAGGTGGTGAACGGCCTGCTGGGAGCTCTGTGTGGTGGCTGCTGTGGAGGA agCGACTGA
- the LOC124060687 gene encoding LOW QUALITY PROTEIN: glutathione hydrolase-like YwrD proenzyme (The sequence of the model RefSeq protein was modified relative to this genomic sequence to represent the inferred CDS: deleted 4 bases in 2 codons; substituted 2 bases at 2 genomic stop codons): HLDVYLCPDILKRGGNAADAAVAIAAALAVTEPRSTGPGGDAFCLFYSGSAGEIRGINGSGRXPTAQTLDFLEGRGYTAEAPPSPFDALNVTVPGAPACWCDAVQLFGSQQLSLQDVLRGAVELAEVGFPVAQVAAQNWATALRDAGKELGGDLLIDGHAPKCGQVFRNPALAQTLKVNPEAXSRNNTKPAFYQGRVAQAIVDVINQNGGVMTLDDLSSHGSEVITPISTEYKGVRLWEPPPNSQGSAALLLLNILENFPLKGHNSSDYIHVLVEAVHLTAKDALCYLGDPDHVTIPLETLLDKSYSQQRAQRISMDRAMEPGLTTGSHTVYFCVIDSQGNACSFVNSTYMGFGSGLVPKDCGFSLQNRGANFTLLHSNHFNCVDGGKRPYHAIIPALLTHSATKPQKPRLLAALGAMGAFMQPHDTSRYAEVEDTLRWSTKCGDLTRSTDTVLLVLPLNFICQVLSMLLLVIRCQSRSGVGEFVIGNFFIRKTGAYSTLSPLMSGWLIWRGHKVNWPITGHHRSQFGRGQIITVGDWWKSSVSQADRPSRVLWAGSDPRGDGCAQGY, translated from the exons CACCTGGACGTTTACTTATGTCCAGACATCCTGAAGCGTGGCGGTAATGCGGCAGATGCTGCGGTTGCCATAGCAGCAGCGCTGGCGGTAACAGAGCCGCGCAGCACCGGTCCTGGAGGCGACGCTTTCTGCTTGTTCTACAGCGGAAGCGCTGGAGAAATCAGAGGAATTAACGGCAG TGGTCGTTAGCCCACAGCTCAGACCCTGGACTTCCTGGAAGGACGCGGTTACACTGCAGAGGCCCCCCCC TCACCTTTCGATGCCCTGAATGTCACAGTGCCAGGGGCCCCTGCATGCTGGTGTGATGCTGTACAGCTGTTTGGAAGTCAACAG CTGTCCTTGCAGGACGTGCTGAGGGGGGCGGTGGAGCTCGCAGAGGTCGGGTTTCCTGTCGCCCAGGTAGCGGCTCAGAACTGGGCGACTGCTCTGAGAGACGCTGGGAAGGAACTAGGTGGAGACCTGCTGATTGATGGTCATGCGCCCAAATGTGGACAAGTATTCAGAAACCCCGCACTGGCCCAGACCCTGAAGGTGAATCCTGAAGCCTAAAGCAGAAATAACAC CAAACCAGCTTTCTACCAGGGCAGAGTGGCTCAAGCGATCGTCGACGTCATCAACCAGAATGGAGGAGTCATGACCCTGGATGACCTCAGCAGCCATGGCAGTGAGGTCATCACCCCCATAAGCACAGAATACAAG GGTGTGCGTTTGTGGGAGCCTCCTCCTAACAGTCAGGGATCGGctgcgctgctgctgctcaacatCCTGGAAAACTTCCCTCTCAAAG gCCATAACAGCTCTGACTACATCCATGTGCTCGTGGAGGCTGTCCACTTGACAGCAAAAGATGCTCTGTGTTACCTGGGCGACCCAGACCATGTGACCATCCCTCTGGAGACCTTACTGGACaaaagctacagccagcagcgAGCACAGCGCATCAGCATGGatag GGCCATGGAGCCTGGCCTGACGACAGGAAGTCACACGGTCTATTTCTGTGTGATTGACAGTCAGGGCAACGCCTGCTCATTCGTCAACAGCACCTACATGGGCTTTGGAAGTGGGCTGGTCCCAAAGGATTGTGGATTCTCTCTCCAG AATCGTGGGGCCAACTTCACTCTGCTC CACTCTAACCACTTTAACTGTGTTGATGGGGGGAAGCGGCCGTATCACGCCATAATACCTGCACTTCTCACCCACTCTGCTACCAAACCACAAAAACCACGACTTCTCGCTGCACTCGGGGCGATGGGGGCTTTTATGCAACCGCATGACACGTCCAGGTACGCCGAGGTCGAGGACACACTGAGGTGGAGCACAAAGTGTGGAGACTTGACACGTAGCACTGACACCGTTTTACTTGTTCTGCCTCTTAACTTCATTTGTCAGGTTTTAAGTATGTTACTGTTGGTTATTCGTTGCCAGAGTAGATCAGGCGTTGGAGAATTTGTAATTGGAAATTTTTTTATCAGAAAGACGGGAGCATACTCCACTTTAAGTCCT CTGATGAGTGGCTGGTTAATCTGGAGGGGCCACAAAGTCAACTGGCCAATCACAG GCCACCACAGGTCTCAGTTTGGGCGGGGACAGATCATCACTGTGGGCGATTGGTGGAAGTCATCTGTCAGTCAAGCTGATCGACCATCCAGGGTGCTGTGGGCGGGATCAGACCCCCGAGGGGACGGATGTGCTCAAGGGTACTAG
- the tm4sf18 gene encoding transmembrane 4 L6 family member 18 encodes MCCSVGFARSLGLALLPLALCCILANLLLLFPMGEITYIEQNRLASYIWYFGGLGGGGLLMLVPAVVFITLGKCSCCWNESLMMCGSVLAAVIGLVGSGYCFVVSGFALLQGPLCFTSFGWSYPFADQGGRYLLQPETWSQCLQPVHIVEWNVTLLCVLLGLAVLEFIICLLQLGNGLVNAVCRPCCYKQEYSLNA; translated from the exons ATGTGTTGTTCGGTGGGTTTCGCCAGGTCTCTGGGTCTGGCCCTGCTGCCTCTGGCCCTCTGCTGTATCCTGgccaacctgctgctgctgtttccaatGGGAGAAATCACGTACATTGAGCAGAACCGGCTGGCCAGCTACATCTGGTACTTTGGTGGACTAGGAGGAGGGGGACTTTTG ATGCTGGTTCCAGCTGTGGTCTTCATCACTTTGGGGAAATGTAGCTGCTGCTGGAATGAGAGCTTAATG ATGTGCGGGTCGGTGTTGGCAGCTGTGATCGGCCTGGTGGGATCTGGATACTGTTTCGTTGTATCAGGGTTCGCCTTGCTGCAGGGTCCACTGTGCTTCACCTCTTTTGGATGGTCGTACCCGTTTGCAGACCAGGGCGGCAG gTATCTCTTACAACCGGAGACTTGGTCGCAGTGCCTTCAGCCGGTTCATATCGTCGAGTGGAACgtgactctgctgtgtgtgctacTGGGCCTGGCTGTGCTGGAGTTCATCATCTGTCTCTTACAGCTGGGAAACGGTTTAGTCAACGCCGTGTGCCGGCCCTGTTGCTATAAGCAGGAGTATAGTCTCAATGCTTAG